Proteins encoded together in one Triticum dicoccoides isolate Atlit2015 ecotype Zavitan chromosome 7B, WEW_v2.0, whole genome shotgun sequence window:
- the LOC119340120 gene encoding ervatamin-B-like, with the protein MAFMRSSSSSMALALLPLLVAAAFFIPSMASSASGTLDHGLDGEALLMLGRFHGWMAAHGRSYATVEEKLRRFEVYRSNMEFIEAANRDSRMSYSLGETPFTDLTHDEFMAMFSSNSGSNESSWESEETTVITTRAGPVHEGTAAVEEPPRRTNLNLTVVVPPSVDWREKGVVTAAKYQGDSCSSCWAFTSVATMESAHAISTGGSPPVLSEQQLVDCRINGCGNSWMDKAFEWVIQNGGITTEAAYPYTGKVGTCQRAKPVAVRLRGYKKVTPSGNEAALMAAVAQQPVAASFDYSDPCFQHYIGGVYNAGCSRSGVYTKGACGTTQNHALALVGYGTKPDGTKYWIGKNSWTDQWGDKGFVYFLRDSPPLGLCGIAKYPLYPII; encoded by the exons ATGGCTTTCATGCGCTCGTCGTCCTCATCCATGGCTCTGGCTCTGCTGCCGCTACTGGTGGCAGCCGCATTCTTCATCCCCTCCATGGCTTCATCAGCTTCAGGTACCCTCGATCATGGCTTGGATGGTGAGGCACTGCTGATGCTGGGGAGGTTCCATGGGTGGATGGCGGCGCACGGCCGGTCGTACGCCACCGTGGAGGAGAAGCTGCGCCGGTTCGAGGTGTACCGGAGCAACATGGAGTTCATCGAGGCGGCGAACCGGGACAGCCGGATGAGCTACAGCCTCGGCGAGACCCCGTTCACCGACCTCACCCACGATGAGTTCATGGCCATGTTCAGCAGCAATTCTGGCAGCAACGAGTCGTCATGGGAGTCGGAGGAGACGACGGTGATCACAACTCGCGCTGGCCCCGTCCACGAGGGCACCGCCGCCGTCGAAGAGCcacctcgtcgtaccaacctcaacCTGACGGTGGTGGTGCCTCCGAGCGTCGATTGGAGGGAGAAAGGCGTCGTCACAGCAGCCAAGTATCAAGGGGATTCCTGTT CATCTTGCTGGGCGTTCACGTCGGTGGCGACGATGGAGAGCGCGCATGCGATCAGCACCGGTGGATCGCCACCGGTGCTGTCGGAGCAGCAGCTGGTGGACTGTCGGATTAACGGCTGCGGCAACAGTTGGATGGACAAGGCCTTCGAGTGGGTGATTCAGAACGGTGGCATCACCACGGAGGCGGCCTACCCCTACACCGGCAAGGTGGGCACGTGCCAAAGGGCCAAGCCGGTCGCGGTCAGGCTCAGAGGCTACAAGAAGGTTACACCGTCTGGCAACGAGGCGGCGCTGATGGCGGCCGTGGCGCAGCAGCCCGTCGCCGCATCCTTCGACTACAGTGACCCCTGCTTCCAGCACTACATCGGCGGCGTGTACAACGCCGGTTGCTCCAGGTCCGGCGTCTACACCAAAGGGGCGTGCGGGACAACGCAGAACCACGCGCTGGCCCTCGTCGGGTACGGGACCAAGCCTGACGGGACCAAGTACTGGATCGGTAAGAACTCGTGGACTGACCAGTGGGGCGACAAAGGCTTCGTCTATTTCCTTAGGGACTCGCCACCCTTGGGCTTGTGCGGCATTGCCAAGTACCCGCTTTACCCTATCATCTGA